The following coding sequences lie in one Desmodus rotundus isolate HL8 chromosome 1, HLdesRot8A.1, whole genome shotgun sequence genomic window:
- the CORO2A gene encoding coronin-2A isoform X2, with amino-acid sequence MSWHPQYRSSKFRHVFGKPASKENCYDSVPITQSVHDNHFCAVNPHFIAVVTECAGGGAFLVIPLHQTGKLDPHYPKVCGHRGNVLDIKWNPFDDFEIASASEDATIKIWNIPKQLLSRNLTACRKELVGHSRRVGLVEWHPTAANILFSAGYDYKVMVWNLDTKEAVIMSPVKTIDCHQDVILSMSFNTNGSLLATTCKDRKIRVLDPRAGTVLQEASYKGHRANKVLFLGNLKKLLSTGTSRWNNRQMALWDQDNLSVPLTEEDLDGSSGVLFPFYDTDTNMLYVVGKGDGNIRYYEVSASKPHLNYLTEYRSCYPQKGIGVMPKRGLDVSTCEIFRFYKLITTKSLIEPISMIVPRRSESYQEDIYPPTAGAQPSLTAREWLGGTNKGPVLVSLRPGSELLSPRPPPPESSPSNPTTPTSPHLLGQTEKLVVEDRQRPFSLLEKSPRWAAEHRLEEKKSWLTNGFDIFECPPPKTENELLQMFYRQQEEIRRLRELLTQREVQARQLELEIKNLRMSSEWF; translated from the exons ATGTCATGGCACCCCCAGTACCGGAGCTCCAAGTTCCGCCACGTGTTCGGCAAACCAGCCAGCAAGGAGAACTGCTACGACTCAGTGCCCATCACCCAGAGTGTCCACGACAACCACTTCTGCGCCGTGAACCCCCACTTCATCGCAGTTGTGACTGAGTGCGCCGGTGGCGGGGCCTTCCTCGTCATCCCCCTACACCAG ACGGGAAAGTTGGACCCCCACTACCCGAAGGTCTGCGGGCACAGAGGGAACGTCCTAGACATCAAGTGGAACCCTTTTGACGACTTTGAAATCGCCTCTGCTTCTGAAGATGCCACG ATTAAGATCTGGAACATCCCCAAGCAGCTGCTGTCAAGAAACCTCACGGCCTGCAGGAAGGAGCTGGTGGGCCACTCCCGCAGAGTGGGCCTGGTGGAGTGGCACCCCACAGCCGCCAACATCCTCTTCAGCGCGGGCTACGACTACAAG GTGATGGTCTGGAACCTGGACACAAAGGAGGCTGTAATCATGAGCCCTGTGAAGACAATTGACTGTCACCAAGACGTGATCCTCTCTATGTCCTTCAACACCAACGGCAGCCTGCTGGCCACCACCTGTAAAGACCGCAAGATCCGGGTTCTTGACCCCCGAGCAGGGACGGTCCTCCAG GAAGCCAGCTACAAGGGGCACCGGGCCAACAAAGTGCTGTTTCTGGGGAACCTGAAGAAGCTGCTGTCCACAGGCACATCCCGATGGAATAACCGGCAGATGGCCCTGTGGGACCAG GACAACCTCTCCGTGCCTCTCACAGAGGAGGACCTGGATGGCTCCTCAGGCGTGCTGTTTCCCTTCTACGACACGGACACCAACATGCTCTATGTGGTGGGGAAG ggagACGGGAACATCCGCTACTATGAGGTGAGCGCCAGCAAACCTCACCTGAACTACCTGACTGAATACCGCTCCTGTTACCCACAGAAGGGGATCG GTGTCATGCCAAAGAGAGGTCTCGATGTGTCCACCTGTGAGATCTTCCGCTTCTACAAGCTGATTACCACCAAAAGCCTCATTGAGCCCATATCCATGATTGTGCCCCGGCGG TCGGAATCCTACCAGGAGGACATCTACCCGCCCACGGCAGGGGCACAGCCCTCTCTGACGGCCAGGGAGTGGCTCGGTGGTACGAATAAAG GGCCGGTCCTGGTGTCCCTCAGGCCCGGCTCCGAGCTGCTGAGCCCTCGGCCTCCGCCCCCAGAGAGCTCTCCCTCCAACCCCACAACCCCCACCTCGCCCCACCTCTTGGGCCAGACAGAAAAGCTGGTTGTAGAGGACCGCCAGAGGCCCTTCTCTCTGCTGGAGAAGTCACCAAGGTGGGCGGCAGAGCACAGGCTGGAGGAGAAGAAAAGCTGGCTCACAAACGGCTTTGACATCTTCGAATGCCCCCCACCAAAGACGGAAAACGAG CTGCTACAGATGTTCTACCGGCAGCAGGAGGAGATCCGGAGACTCCGGGAACTGCTGACCCAGCGCGAGGTCCAGGCCAGACAGTTGGAACTGGAGATCAAAAACTTGCGGATGAGCTCAGAGTGGTTCTGA
- the CORO2A gene encoding coronin-2A isoform X1, with product MVAGSSRHLPIPDAPRSNQMSWHPQYRSSKFRHVFGKPASKENCYDSVPITQSVHDNHFCAVNPHFIAVVTECAGGGAFLVIPLHQTGKLDPHYPKVCGHRGNVLDIKWNPFDDFEIASASEDATIKIWNIPKQLLSRNLTACRKELVGHSRRVGLVEWHPTAANILFSAGYDYKVMVWNLDTKEAVIMSPVKTIDCHQDVILSMSFNTNGSLLATTCKDRKIRVLDPRAGTVLQEASYKGHRANKVLFLGNLKKLLSTGTSRWNNRQMALWDQDNLSVPLTEEDLDGSSGVLFPFYDTDTNMLYVVGKGDGNIRYYEVSASKPHLNYLTEYRSCYPQKGIGVMPKRGLDVSTCEIFRFYKLITTKSLIEPISMIVPRRSESYQEDIYPPTAGAQPSLTAREWLGGTNKGPVLVSLRPGSELLSPRPPPPESSPSNPTTPTSPHLLGQTEKLVVEDRQRPFSLLEKSPRWAAEHRLEEKKSWLTNGFDIFECPPPKTENELLQMFYRQQEEIRRLRELLTQREVQARQLELEIKNLRMSSEWF from the exons ATGGTAGCCGGCAGCTCCAGACATCTACCGATCCCAGACGCTCCGAGATCAAATCAG ATGTCATGGCACCCCCAGTACCGGAGCTCCAAGTTCCGCCACGTGTTCGGCAAACCAGCCAGCAAGGAGAACTGCTACGACTCAGTGCCCATCACCCAGAGTGTCCACGACAACCACTTCTGCGCCGTGAACCCCCACTTCATCGCAGTTGTGACTGAGTGCGCCGGTGGCGGGGCCTTCCTCGTCATCCCCCTACACCAG ACGGGAAAGTTGGACCCCCACTACCCGAAGGTCTGCGGGCACAGAGGGAACGTCCTAGACATCAAGTGGAACCCTTTTGACGACTTTGAAATCGCCTCTGCTTCTGAAGATGCCACG ATTAAGATCTGGAACATCCCCAAGCAGCTGCTGTCAAGAAACCTCACGGCCTGCAGGAAGGAGCTGGTGGGCCACTCCCGCAGAGTGGGCCTGGTGGAGTGGCACCCCACAGCCGCCAACATCCTCTTCAGCGCGGGCTACGACTACAAG GTGATGGTCTGGAACCTGGACACAAAGGAGGCTGTAATCATGAGCCCTGTGAAGACAATTGACTGTCACCAAGACGTGATCCTCTCTATGTCCTTCAACACCAACGGCAGCCTGCTGGCCACCACCTGTAAAGACCGCAAGATCCGGGTTCTTGACCCCCGAGCAGGGACGGTCCTCCAG GAAGCCAGCTACAAGGGGCACCGGGCCAACAAAGTGCTGTTTCTGGGGAACCTGAAGAAGCTGCTGTCCACAGGCACATCCCGATGGAATAACCGGCAGATGGCCCTGTGGGACCAG GACAACCTCTCCGTGCCTCTCACAGAGGAGGACCTGGATGGCTCCTCAGGCGTGCTGTTTCCCTTCTACGACACGGACACCAACATGCTCTATGTGGTGGGGAAG ggagACGGGAACATCCGCTACTATGAGGTGAGCGCCAGCAAACCTCACCTGAACTACCTGACTGAATACCGCTCCTGTTACCCACAGAAGGGGATCG GTGTCATGCCAAAGAGAGGTCTCGATGTGTCCACCTGTGAGATCTTCCGCTTCTACAAGCTGATTACCACCAAAAGCCTCATTGAGCCCATATCCATGATTGTGCCCCGGCGG TCGGAATCCTACCAGGAGGACATCTACCCGCCCACGGCAGGGGCACAGCCCTCTCTGACGGCCAGGGAGTGGCTCGGTGGTACGAATAAAG GGCCGGTCCTGGTGTCCCTCAGGCCCGGCTCCGAGCTGCTGAGCCCTCGGCCTCCGCCCCCAGAGAGCTCTCCCTCCAACCCCACAACCCCCACCTCGCCCCACCTCTTGGGCCAGACAGAAAAGCTGGTTGTAGAGGACCGCCAGAGGCCCTTCTCTCTGCTGGAGAAGTCACCAAGGTGGGCGGCAGAGCACAGGCTGGAGGAGAAGAAAAGCTGGCTCACAAACGGCTTTGACATCTTCGAATGCCCCCCACCAAAGACGGAAAACGAG CTGCTACAGATGTTCTACCGGCAGCAGGAGGAGATCCGGAGACTCCGGGAACTGCTGACCCAGCGCGAGGTCCAGGCCAGACAGTTGGAACTGGAGATCAAAAACTTGCGGATGAGCTCAGAGTGGTTCTGA